From the Vibrio tubiashii ATCC 19109 genome, the window ACGCCTTCGTCAGCGGTAATCACCACTTTAGCGTCTGAATCAATAATGCGGCCAGATAGCGCTTCTGGAGAGAAGCCACCGAATACAACAGTATGTACCGCACCAATACGGGTACAGGCTAGCATGGCAACGGCAGCTTCAGTCACCATTGGCATGTAAAGACAAACCACATCGCCTTTACGCACGCCTTGCTCTTTCAGTGCGTTCGAAAACTCACACACTTCTTTATGCAGTTGGTTAAACGTCAGTGTTTTATCGTCGTTTGGATCATCACCTTCCCAGATGATGGCGACGTCATCACCACGTTCAGCAAGGTGACGGTCAATACAGTTTGCAGATACGTTTAGCGTACCGTCTTCGAACCAACGGATATCAACGTGGCCAGTATCAAATGACGTGTTCTTTACTTGAGTGAAAGGCTTCATCCAATCGACGATTTTTCCGTGCTCACTCCAGAAACCAACAGGATCTGTCACAGATTGTTGGTACATAGCTTGGTAGGTATCGTTATCCGCGTGGGTATTTTTTTTGATGTTTTCTTTTACCGGATAAATATGGGCTTCACTCATTGCTTATCTCCTTGTGCTTAATTCCTTGTGAATTGAGCAAGTGTCCGTTTAAAACGATAAGGTCACCTGACCCTGACGTTGTAAAATCCCTATACCCATAACTTTCAAGCACAGGCGAGAATTCGACAATTAGACTTTAGGATGAGAGAGATAGATCTGCTTTGAAATGAAGGAATTAAAACGCAAATTGAGAACTTGGTCGTAAGTTAGGTTAGCGGGTGTAGGGCAGATTTAAGCTAGGGAGGTCACCTTTTGTTAATCGAACAAACACTAAGGCGGCAGAAATCGCATCTTGTAGGGCATCGTGTTTGTCTTGCAAAGGCAAGTCGAGATGCTTACAAATGGCGTCCAAGCTGAGATCAAAGTAGGCGTTAGGCAGGTGCTTTTCTAGCTTGTCGTGATAGATCTGGCTGACTTCGATTAAAGGATTGGGTAGAGGGAAACCTAACTGTTTGCGACAAGCGAGATCGAGAATTTTTTTGTCATAGCGAATGTGATAGCCGACTAATGGGCGATTGCCAATAAACTCCAGCAGTTGCATCAAGGCTTGTTTTTCATCGATACCATCAACGAGATCCTGATGGCGGATGCGGTGGATTTTAATCGAGCCAGAATCCAGTGATTGCGGGGCTCTTAGCCTGACTTCAAACGGTTTGCTGGTAATAATGCGATTGTCGATGATTTTGGTTGCCGCAATGGTGACGAGTTCGGCACGATTAGGGTCTAGGCTAGTGGTCTCACAATCTAACGAGACGTACTCGCCTTTTTGCACCGAGGCAAAAAGAGGCTGGTAAGGAGAGCCCTTGAGTTTGTAAAACCAATAACGGCGTTGCAACCAATTCATACACCAGCCTCTAATCTCTTATCTGATAATGATAGCCCAAGAACTGCTTAAACTTTTTCACCACATGCAAACTATGACGTAGTAAATCTCGCTCGGTACGTTCTATCTGTTTCAGGTCGATGCGATTATGGCTGTGTTGATTTGTCAGTTGTTGATTGAGGCGCAGCTTGAATAGCAACTTAAGTGCTTCACTGAGGTTGTCGGCGGTCTCTGGTTCAAGTATCCGTTTCACTCTTAAAGCTTCTATGCGTTCAAAGGTGTTTTTCTCTTCAATGCCATACTCTAGCGACAAGGTACGGATCCCATGAACGATAGGGAAGATGCCGCCACTTTTTACGTCGACACCTTGTTTGTCTTTCTTAACATTGCCAAACAGAGTCAATGGTAGAGAAAACTGTAACGCAGGACGCGAGAAGTCTTGCAGTGCGAGCATGTTGTTCAGCATGGTTTGCTTAAGATGTTGCGTGATGGGTTCGAGTAACGTTTTGTTGCCTGCGACGGCATGAGCATCGGTGAAAATCGCTAGGTCCATGACGTTTTCTGCACTGCTAGGTTTAGACCATTGGCTGATAGTGCTTTTCCATTCTGACTGGGTCTTGACCCACTTAGGGTTATTAACCATGACATTACCAGGGCAAAGTGGGTAGCCAAGTTGTTGTAGCGTATGAGTTAGCTGACCCATCACGGTTTCACATTGGTGCCAGTGAAGACCATCTTTGATGATCAATGCGTTGTCTTGGTCAGTTTTCAGTATTTGTTCCCCACGCCCTTCTGAGCCTAGAACGACCAAACAACAGTGATCGTGAAGGGCAGGAGGAACAATCAGTTCAAAGGCTTTCTCTATGATCTGCTCGTTGACCGCTGAGATCAGTTCCATGATAAAGCGGGTGCGAATGCCGTTATTAAGCAGACTTTCGACTAAGTTTCGTTGCCTGTTCGAGGCGAGAGCCAACTCTTCAATACTGGTCGAGCGAGCAATACTTAACGTTAATACGTGCGAGTGGGTAGAGAAAGCACTGAGGATCTGGGTCATATCGAGCATGCCGACCGCTTCTTTACCATCGGCGACCATCACGCGTTTCATTCGGTGACGTGTCATTTTAATCATCGCATTAAAAAGAAACTCACCGTCCTCTACATGCACCACAGGGAAAGTGGCAATTTTGCCTACAGGAGTGTCGAGTGGATGACCTTCAAGCATAACGGCATGCAGCATATTGGTTCGAGTAATGATCCCATACGGCATTGAGTGCTCATCTTCAACGAGGCGGACGTCAGAGTCGTTTAATCGCACCAACGCAGAGTCGATACCATTTTTCTTGAGTGTTTGCGTCACTTCATTCAGCGGTTGCTCGGGAGAGAGTATCATTGGTGGATGATAGATCTCTTTATCGACCTTAGTCAGGATAAACTCGGCCAGGTTTTGCTGTTGCTGGGCCGCATCGATCAGCTCTTGGCGCTTGGCAAGGTTGTTGTCGAAGTAGGCGGCGAACTGACCATTCTCGTTATACAGCTCAATGAAAACTGACTTGGGCAATAGATAGCAAAGGGTATCTTCTAATGCGATGTAGCGATGCTTTACCGTCTCTTCAAATAGAGCACGTACATCAAACAAATCATCATTAGCGTAGTGAGCAAAAACTTCTTTGTCGTCTTCCGAACGCTCTTCGACTGCTCCTTTGATCAGGATGTGCAGGTGTTGGCTCTGTGTACCGGGCTGAAGTAAGGTTTCTTTGGCACGGTAATAAGCGACATCCAATGAGCTACGCAGCCGGTTCTGCTGCTGGCTGTCCAATCGATCAAACGGTGGGGAGTGCATATTAAATTTATCTGGCATTACGAACCCTACTTCATTGCCACTCTATAGGTTAAGTGTGCAGGATTGGCATAATTGTTCCAGACGACTTTGGTCGAATCTATTAATGAAACAAGTCCGCTCATTTCGTTGCTAATGATGAAAATAGTGAGAATAGGGAAACGCAGTTGTGACGATTATTCCCTTTTTATTCTCAGCAAAGCAAACGATAATATCGCCGCTTTGTTCCAATTTATTCACGCATTCAGAGGTAATGATGCTCACCCCATCTCCATATGGCTGGATTTCCCAGTATTTTGTCGGTTTCTTTTTCGCTTATGGTGTTTATCTACCATTTTGGGCGTTGTGGTTTGAAGAGCAGGGGGTATCGGCAACAGATATCGGGTTGTTAGTTGGTATTGGTTTTGCGACCCGATGTGTCGCTAATATGGTGCTAACACCACGTATCCATAAAGTCGAACACTTGATGCCAGCACTGCGATGGCTCAGCTTTGCCTCTATTCTTTTTGTTAGTTTCCACTTCTTTACAGGTGGTAGCTTTTGGTTAATGGCATTGGCGACTGTGTTGTTCAACTTGTGCTGTGGCCCTATTGTTCCCTTGTCTGATGCCATGGCGAACTACTATTCACGTTTGCAAATGCTTGATTATGGCCGCACTCGCTTGTGGGGTTCGATTGCCTTTATTGCCGGTTCAACGGTGGTTGGCTTCTTAGTTGCGCAGTATGGCAGTGACATGATTATCTTCACTGCGCTGGCTGGTGTGGTTGTAGCTTTGTTGTTCTCAATGCGCAACATCAATCCAATGCCCGTTACGACGGAAGATGAAGATGCTGAGCGCCCTAAGTTGACAGAGCTGCTGTGTGAACTTCCTGTGGTTAAGTTCCTGATTTTGGTTTCTCTTATTCAAGGCAGTCACGCTGCGTATTACAGCTTCAGTTCGATTTATTGGAAAGAGGCGGGCTACTCAGAAGACATTATCGGTTATCTCTGGAGCTTAGGTGTTGTGGCTGAGGTGGCGATTTTTGCTTTGAGTAAACGTCTGTTCTCGGGTTGGACGCTTCGAGCGTTGTTTATGGTCGCTGCACTTGGTGTGGTGGTACGTTGGGGTTTGACTGCTTCTACAACCGCATTAGTGGCATTGGTGATGATCCAGCTTCTACATGGTGTGACCTTTGCAATCGCACATATCGCCGCGATTCAATATATCCAGCACTCTGAGCAAAGAAAAATGGTGGCGCTGCAAGCGCTATACAATGCGATTCCTTTAGGGGCATTCATCGCGTTGATGACCACCTTAAGTGGTTGGGGCTATGAAAACTGGGGGGCAAACGTCTTCTGGGCGATGGCCGTTATGGGTGTCTTGGCTCTATTTATCAAAGTTGATCCCCAAAAACATCAAGTTAGCGATATGTCGAAAGCGGAGCCTAATGCACAGAATTAAGCCTAGCTGATTGAGTTGATAGCATATCCTTAGTTAAATGAAACCTCTCCAATATGGGGAGGTTTTTGTTTGGCGCATGATAAGGATATCTGATGCAAGGCTGGCTAGTGATCACTGTATCACTGATGTATCTCGGACTACTGTTCCTCATTGCTTGGTATGGTGATAAACAGCACAACTGGTTGGCCAAATGGCGACCTTGGATTTACAGCCTATCTATCGCAGTGTACTGCACATCGTGGACATTTTACGGCACCGTCGGGCAGGCTAGTAACAATCCTTGGGCTTTCCTGCCTATCTATATCGCCCCAATACTTGTCTTTACTCTCGGTTGGCGAATTCTGGCTCGGTTGATTATTACCGCCAAACGAGAACACATTACCTCTATTGCTGACTTTATCGCTGCGCGCTATGGCAAATCACAAGGTCTAGCTGTGGTCGTTACCTTGATTGCAGTGGCTGGTATTTTGCCTTACATCGCACTGCAATTGCGCGGTATTACCATGGGGTTAGAGATCATTTCGCCTGAACTGCCGCGAAGTTTCGAAGGCTCAAGCCTTGATGTGTCTTGGTTCGTGGTTGGTGCATTGGCCATTTTTACCATGCTGTTTGGTACTCGCCATATTGATAATACTGAGCATCACCGCGGTATGATGATGGCGATTGCGTTTGAATCTATTATCAAGCTGGTGGCATTTCTAGCCGTTGGTCTGTTTATTCTGTTCTTAGCGCTTAATCGCAATGACGTTGAGCTAGCACAGATTGCGCGTCAGACCTACCAATCACCGAACATACCGACCCTAGTTATTCATACCGTGCTAACCATGTTGGCGATTGTCTGTCTGCCACGCCAGTTCCATACTATGGTGGTAGAAAACGAGCGCGCGCAAGACCTGCATACCGCGCGTTGGTTATTTCCTCTTTATTTGATTTTGATGGGCATTTTTGTCTTGCCGATTGCTTGGGTCGGGCAATCTCTTCTGACCGACGCCAGTCCCGATACCTATGTGATTAGCTTGCCGATGGCGGTAGGTGCGCAGGATATTGCTTTACTTGCTTTCCTCGGCGGCACATCTGCGGCCAGTGGCATGGTGATTGTTTCAACCATCGCTTTGGCAATCATGGTCTCCAATGATTTAGTCATGCCATTGCTGCTGCGCCGAATGCGACTCTCACAGCGCAATCACAGGCACTTCTCTGGTCTGCTGTTGATTATTCGCCGTGGGCTAATTCTTCTGCTATTGCTTGGAGCTTGGGGATTTTATCAAGCACTAGGTAATATCCACTCCCTTTCTGCGATTGGTTTCCTCTCCTTTGCGGCGATCACTCAGTTTGCCCCCGCTTTGATTGGTGGTATGTATTGGCGTCAGGGAAACCGCAAAGGGGTATACGTTGGCTTGGCGGTAGGTTTTACCTTATGGCTGATTACCTTAATGAGCCAAACCGATATGCTAGCGGGCAGCGCGCAAGACAACTTCCTATTGTGGATGATCACTCCGCCTGAATGGCTGCAGAATCTCAATGTCAAAAATTCAGACTGGGGCATTGTACTCAGTGTTGCGCTCAACACCCTTTGTTACGTCGTTGTCTCGCTGCTTACTCGCGCCAGTCTAAGTGAGCGCTTACAGTCTGCTTCGTTTGTGGGTACGCCTCTACCTGAAAGTGAAAACATGAGCTTGTATCAAAGCCGTGTCACAGTGGGTGAGTTAGAGATGCTGGCGTCGCGTTTTGTTGGCAGGCAACGGGTGCGAAGTGCATTCAGGCAATATTGGCAACAGCAAAGAGAAACCTTACTGCCCAATCAACAAGCGCCTTCTACTTTAATTCGCCATACCGAAAGGGTGCTGGCTGGGGTTTTTGGTGCCTCATCGGCTAAGTTAGTCCTTACTTCTGCGCTACAAGGCAGAAACATGCAGCTGGAAGAAGTCGCTACCATTGTTGATGAAGCTTCAGAGCTGTATGACTTTAGCCGAGGACTACTGCAAGGGGCGATTGAACATATCGGGCAAGGTATTGCTGTGGTCGATAAGCAGCTTCGTCTTGTGGCATGGAACCAGCGTTACTTAGAGCTGTTTACGTTTCCGGCTGGCTTGATTCAGGTGGGTAGGCCGATTGCCGATGTGATACGACACAATGCTGAGTGCGGGTTGTGTGGCCCGGGTGACCCTGAGGAGCATGTGCGTCGACGGGTTTATCACCTTGAGCAAGGAACGCGTCATACCTCGTCGCGCGTACGACCTGATGGTCGAGTGATAGAAGTGCAGGGCAACCCAATGCCAGGTGGTGGGTTTGTGATGAGCTTTACCGATATCACCGTCTTCCGCGATGCTGAGCAAGCCCTAAAAGATGCTAACGAAACCCTTGAAGAACGCGTCCAAGAGCGTACTCAAGAGCTAGAGCAACTGAACAAAAAACTGGTCTCAGCCACTCAACGCTCTGAACATGAATCACAATCCAAATCGCGCTTTTTAGCCGCAGTAAGCCATGACTTAATGCAGCCACTCAATGCTGCTCGTCTGTTCGCCTCATCTTTATCGGAAGTCGCAAAAGAGCCTGAGACCAAGCAGCTTTCCCATCATATTGAGAGTGCCTTAGGAGCCGCTGAAGATTTGATTGGCGATTTACTGGATATCTCGCGTCTAGAATCTGGCAAGCTAGATATCAACGTACATGGTTTTGCGATTAACGATGTTTTATCCAACCTCAATGCGGAGTTTAGTGCGCTTGCGAAGCAGCAGGGTATTGAGTTCACCATGATACCGAGTCAGCTATTGGTTCAATCTGACCCGAAACTCTTACGTCGTGTGGTACAGAACTTTTTAACTAATGCGTTTCGCTACAGTCCAAAAGGTAAAGTGGTCCTCGGCGTAAGACGATTGGGAAGCCAAGCACGTATCGATGTGTGGGACAATGGTATGGGCATTGATGAGGACAAGCAGCAAGAAATATTTGAAGAGTTTAATCGTGGAACTCAAGTTCGTTCCGATCAGGGCTTAGGGCTTGGACTAGCGATTTCTAAAGGGATAGCTCATGTTCTTGGTCACCAAATCACTATGCGTTCATGGCCAGGTAAAGGCAGCGTGTTCTCGATTACACTCGCGCGCAGCGAAAAAGCCCTAGAACCAGTAAAAGCTGTACCGGCAAGCTCTACTTCAGACTTGAGTCATTTGAAAGTTCTATGTGTGGATAACGAAACCGATATCTTGGTTGGCATGGAAACCTTGCTCGGCCGCTGGGGGTGCGACGTACGAACCGCTGTGGACTTGGTTAACTGCTTGCAGGCAATAGAAGAAACCTGGGTGCCGGATGTGATTTTGTCTGATTATCGACTCGATAATGGACGCACCGGATTAGAGGTGCTTCAGCAATGTCGCCTGCGTTTAGGCGATAGCTTTATCGGTGTTATTATTAGTGCAGACCGCACTGACGATATGCTAGATGGTATCAAGTCGAATGGATTTAGCTTTATTCCCAAGCCTGTTAAACCGCTAAAACTCAGGGCGGTTTTGAATAGGGTTTAGAGGAGTGAGAGTCGGGAACGGGCTGCGCCCTATGGAAGGTTGGATCGCTACGCTGCTGGATAATGGGATCGGGCTTCGTCCTTTTCGAAGGTTCGATACATATCCCGTCATTCCCTAGACTCACGAAGGAAGGAGTAGGGAATCTCCATAAATCATCGACTTGCTTGAAGAGATCCCCAACTCACTCGTTCCTCTTTCTCGGGGATGACCGTTATTAAATAAAAACAAAGGGTTGACGCGAAAACGCCAACCCTGAAAAATTCTCCAGCTCTCCAGCTCTCCAGCTCTCCAGCTCTCCAGCTCTCCAGCTACTCCGTAAACAAAGTTTCGTATTTAACAAACGCAGTTTGAGTTTCGCCGTAATACAATGTGCCTTCAGACTGAATCGCGACGCGTAGCCAGCTTTCAGCTGATGTTGGTTTCGCTACAGAGATTGCCCAGTGTTGGCCGGTGCTGTCTGTTGGCTGCATATCCAAAGGTTGAGCACTTTGTTCTTGGCTATCGACAATGGATAGCTTTACACCTTCTAAAGGGAAAGCGGCTTTTAAAGATAAGTCCAAACCGTTCGCGGTTAACTTCTCAGAACGAAACTGCACTTTAAAGTCGCCGTTGGTCATATCACACAGTCCGCTGGTGTAGCGGCAGTTAGATTTGGCGGCTAGCTTATAGGTTTCGCCTTCTTTCGCGGCATGAGGCTTTTCACTCAACGCCATATCTGTACCAAAGTAGGCAATCAGAGAAAGAATTGGGGCAATAAGTAAGGCTATTAGAAAGTGCTTATTTTTGAACATCTTGCGTCCTGGCTTCAACGTTAAAAGGCTAAGTTAACTCAATTTAGCGAATAAAAAAGCCCCCGAGGGGGCTTTTGTGGCTTAGGTATTATTTTAGTGGTCTACTGCACCGCCAGCACCTGCTGGTACACGTACGTGTTCAACCAAGTCTTTCACTTCTTGTGGTGTTTCAGCTGTTACTTTCGATACAGCGAACGCGACTGCGAAGTTAAAGACTGCACCAATTGCACCGAATGCGTTTGGCTCAATGCCTAGGAACCAGTTGCTGCCCCAGCTTTCTAGGTAAGTCCAGTCAGCAACAAACAGGATGCCTTTGTGCTGGAATACGTAGAATAGAGTGATACTGATACCTGCAATCATACCTGCGATTGCGCCTTCCTTGTTGATACCTTTACTGAAGATACCCATCATCAGTGCCGGGAAGATTGAGGACGCCGCAAGACCAAATGCCAGTGCTACCGTACCTGCTGCAAAGCCTGGCGGGTTGAGGCCGAGGTAGCCTGCCACCGCAATCGCCACCGCCATGGAAATCCGACTGGCGAGCAGCTCTTTCTTCTCGGATATATTCGGATTGATGACGCCTTTGATTAAATCATGGGATATCGCAGAGGATATCGCGAGCAATAGACCTGCCGCCGTTGATAGTGCTGCTGCCAGACCACCGGCTGCCACCAAGGCAATCACCCAGTTTGGAAGCTTAGCAATCTCAGGGTTAGCCAGTACCATGATGTCACGGTCAACTTTCAGCTCGTTAGTCGCTGGGTTTGACGTGTATTCAATCAGACCATCGCCGTTCTTATCATCAAAGCCTAGTAGACCTGTTTTCTCCCAGTTTTTGAACCAGTCAGGACGCTCATCATAAGCTAGGTGCTGACCTGGAGCTGGGTTTACGGTATCCATTAGGTTTAGGCGAGCCATTGCCGATACTGCTGGTGCAGTTGTGTATAGGATAGCGATGAAGACTAGTGCCCAACCTGCTGAAGTACGTGCGTCACGTACTTTAGGTACCGTGAAGAAACGGATGATTACGTGTGGTAGACCCGCAGTACCGATCATTAGCGACATAGTGTAAACAAACATGTTGAGTGTATCGCCACGGACTTGAGTGGTGTATTCACTAAAGCCGAGTTCGGTGACCACTTGGTCGAGCCGATCGAGTAGATAGACGTCGGTGCCTTGTATGGTACTACCGAGACCAATCTGAGGAAGAGGGTGACCAGTCAGTTGCAGAGAGATAAAGATTGCAGGAATAGTGTAAGCTAAAATGAGTACGCAATATTGAGCAATCTGCGTGTAAGTAATCCCTTTCATGCCACCCATTACAGCGTACATGAATACGATACACATACCGATCAGAAGACCAGTTGAGTAATCAACTTCTAGGAAACGACCGAACGCAACACCAACGCCTTTCATTTGACCGATTACATAAGTGACCGACGCGATGATAAGACACACAACTGCGACGATACGTGCTGCGTTTGAGTAGAAACGCTCACCTACGAACTCTGGTACAGTAAACTTGCCGAACTTACGTAGGTAAGGTGCAAGTAGTAGTGCGAGAAGTACGTAACCGCCAGTCCAACCCATTAGGAATACGGAACCGCCGTAACCCATAAAGGCAATTAGACCTGCCATAGAGATAAATGATGCGGCTGACATCCAGTCTGCTGCGGTTGCCATACCGTTGGCGATTGGGTTTACACCGCCGCCTGCAACATAAAACTCTTTAGTTGACCCAGCACGTGCCCAAATCGCAATACCGATGTAAAGGATAAAGGTCGCACCAACAACGAGGTAAGTGATAGTTTTCAAATCCATCTGAGTTACTCCTTACTCATCTACGCCGAATTCACGGTCGATTTGGCGCATTTTCCACGCGTAGTAGAAAATAATACCCAGGAAGGCATAGATTGAGCCTTGTTGAGCAAACCAGAAACCAAGCTTGTACCCGCCTAGTTGAAATTGATTGAGTTCATCTACAAATAAAATGCCGCAGCCGAAAGAAACGACAAACCAGATAACCATAAGGCTAATCATCAGTTTTACGTTCTTATCCCAGTAGGCTTTGGCTTTATCCTGACTTTCAAACGCCATTGCCGTCTCCTTACGTGTTTGTTGTTAAGAAAATGTTTCAACATCTACATTAGCAAGGGTGGGACAAGAACTCTTTTCAACTTTAGTCGCGGTGAGAAAAACAAAAAGCGCCTAAAAATAAGGCGCTTAAGGATTAATGATAGATTTTTGTGATGTTAATGGTGTGTTAAATTAGCCTAAAGTCTAACGTTTTATTGTTAGTCTTATCGATTTTCGCTATCCGGCGTAAAAATCTTTGATCCCCATCAGCAGGTTGCTTACTGCTACGGCTGCAAGAATAAGCCCCATCACACGACTGATAATGGCGGCACCGACATTGCCAATCCACTTCTGAATATGTGTCGCACCAAGAAGTAACAATAGGGTGATAAGTAAAACCGTCACCATGACAGCGGCAGTAATTCCCTGATCGACAAGTGCGTATCTATGATTGTCCGTCAGCATGACAATCGCCATCATTGCTCCCGGTGAAGCGATAGAGGGAATAGCTAAAGGGTACACCGCCAAATCAGCGAGGTCGGAATGGCTCACCTCTTCTGAAAGCTTAGTTTCTTGTTCCGGCTTAGATTCACCAAAGATCATGGTTAGGGCAAACAGTAGTAGCACTAAGCCACCTGCCGCCTGAAATGCTGGCAAAGGTATCTGCATCGCTTCAAGGAGCAACTGACCTGCGACGAGGAAAAACAGCAGTACACCCGTTGCAATAGCCACAGCTTTTAACGCAACCAAACGGCGCTGTTTAGCAGTGAGATGCTGAGTTTGAGATAAGTAAACCGGGACTGAGCCAATAGGATCGATGACAGCCCACAGGACGACGAATTGAGTAATTAGAACGCTTAGCAAGAGAAGTACTCCCAGAGTTTGTTGAACAGAGGGGTAAATCAGATTGTTGCCTGATGCCTCAAGTGTAGCAAATTTCTAGGAGTATTTGTGTCAGAAACTGGTGAGTTAAGTTTCTGATTCGAGTTGTTGAAGTAAAATAACCGCCTGAGTGCGATTTTTCACACCTAACTTACGGAATATCGCCGTCATATGAGCTTTTATTGTCGCTTCTGATACATTTAATTCATAAGCAATCTGCTTATTAAGTAAGCCATCAGATAGCATTCCTAAGACTTTGTATTGCTGTGGAGTTAAAGTGGCAATTTTTTCTGCTAAATCATTACACGCTGCGTTGTTGGTAATGGAACCTTCAGGGAAGAAAGGTTCGCCATTGAGCACCTGATTAAGAGCACTGACGAGCTCACGCATATCACTGGACTTGGGAATAAAACCGAATGCGCCATGACTCTTAACCTGAGTCACTACTGACGGTTCTTCACTAGCTGAGACGACCACAATGGGTAAATCAGGATATTCAGCACGCAGTTGAATCAAGCCTGACATGCCGTTTGCACCAGGCATCTTTAAGTCGAGCAGAAGTAGGTCAGGTTCGTCTTCTTTAGCGAGCAGGGTAAGAAGGGCATCTAATGAGTCGGCTTCTAGCAGATTTGCGCCACTCACCGCCATATGCACCGAT encodes:
- a CDS encoding 3'-5' exonuclease, whose amino-acid sequence is MNWLQRRYWFYKLKGSPYQPLFASVQKGEYVSLDCETTSLDPNRAELVTIAATKIIDNRIITSKPFEVRLRAPQSLDSGSIKIHRIRHQDLVDGIDEKQALMQLLEFIGNRPLVGYHIRYDKKILDLACRKQLGFPLPNPLIEVSQIYHDKLEKHLPNAYFDLSLDAICKHLDLPLQDKHDALQDAISAALVFVRLTKGDLPSLNLPYTR
- a CDS encoding DUF294 nucleotidyltransferase-like domain-containing protein; this encodes MPDKFNMHSPPFDRLDSQQQNRLRSSLDVAYYRAKETLLQPGTQSQHLHILIKGAVEERSEDDKEVFAHYANDDLFDVRALFEETVKHRYIALEDTLCYLLPKSVFIELYNENGQFAAYFDNNLAKRQELIDAAQQQQNLAEFILTKVDKEIYHPPMILSPEQPLNEVTQTLKKNGIDSALVRLNDSDVRLVEDEHSMPYGIITRTNMLHAVMLEGHPLDTPVGKIATFPVVHVEDGEFLFNAMIKMTRHRMKRVMVADGKEAVGMLDMTQILSAFSTHSHVLTLSIARSTSIEELALASNRQRNLVESLLNNGIRTRFIMELISAVNEQIIEKAFELIVPPALHDHCCLVVLGSEGRGEQILKTDQDNALIIKDGLHWHQCETVMGQLTHTLQQLGYPLCPGNVMVNNPKWVKTQSEWKSTISQWSKPSSAENVMDLAIFTDAHAVAGNKTLLEPITQHLKQTMLNNMLALQDFSRPALQFSLPLTLFGNVKKDKQGVDVKSGGIFPIVHGIRTLSLEYGIEEKNTFERIEALRVKRILEPETADNLSEALKLLFKLRLNQQLTNQHSHNRIDLKQIERTERDLLRHSLHVVKKFKQFLGYHYQIRD
- a CDS encoding 3-phenylpropionate MFS transporter yields the protein MLTPSPYGWISQYFVGFFFAYGVYLPFWALWFEEQGVSATDIGLLVGIGFATRCVANMVLTPRIHKVEHLMPALRWLSFASILFVSFHFFTGGSFWLMALATVLFNLCCGPIVPLSDAMANYYSRLQMLDYGRTRLWGSIAFIAGSTVVGFLVAQYGSDMIIFTALAGVVVALLFSMRNINPMPVTTEDEDAERPKLTELLCELPVVKFLILVSLIQGSHAAYYSFSSIYWKEAGYSEDIIGYLWSLGVVAEVAIFALSKRLFSGWTLRALFMVAALGVVVRWGLTASTTALVALVMIQLLHGVTFAIAHIAAIQYIQHSEQRKMVALQALYNAIPLGAFIALMTTLSGWGYENWGANVFWAMAVMGVLALFIKVDPQKHQVSDMSKAEPNAQN
- a CDS encoding hybrid sensor histidine kinase/response regulator; protein product: MQGWLVITVSLMYLGLLFLIAWYGDKQHNWLAKWRPWIYSLSIAVYCTSWTFYGTVGQASNNPWAFLPIYIAPILVFTLGWRILARLIITAKREHITSIADFIAARYGKSQGLAVVVTLIAVAGILPYIALQLRGITMGLEIISPELPRSFEGSSLDVSWFVVGALAIFTMLFGTRHIDNTEHHRGMMMAIAFESIIKLVAFLAVGLFILFLALNRNDVELAQIARQTYQSPNIPTLVIHTVLTMLAIVCLPRQFHTMVVENERAQDLHTARWLFPLYLILMGIFVLPIAWVGQSLLTDASPDTYVISLPMAVGAQDIALLAFLGGTSAASGMVIVSTIALAIMVSNDLVMPLLLRRMRLSQRNHRHFSGLLLIIRRGLILLLLLGAWGFYQALGNIHSLSAIGFLSFAAITQFAPALIGGMYWRQGNRKGVYVGLAVGFTLWLITLMSQTDMLAGSAQDNFLLWMITPPEWLQNLNVKNSDWGIVLSVALNTLCYVVVSLLTRASLSERLQSASFVGTPLPESENMSLYQSRVTVGELEMLASRFVGRQRVRSAFRQYWQQQRETLLPNQQAPSTLIRHTERVLAGVFGASSAKLVLTSALQGRNMQLEEVATIVDEASELYDFSRGLLQGAIEHIGQGIAVVDKQLRLVAWNQRYLELFTFPAGLIQVGRPIADVIRHNAECGLCGPGDPEEHVRRRVYHLEQGTRHTSSRVRPDGRVIEVQGNPMPGGGFVMSFTDITVFRDAEQALKDANETLEERVQERTQELEQLNKKLVSATQRSEHESQSKSRFLAAVSHDLMQPLNAARLFASSLSEVAKEPETKQLSHHIESALGAAEDLIGDLLDISRLESGKLDINVHGFAINDVLSNLNAEFSALAKQQGIEFTMIPSQLLVQSDPKLLRRVVQNFLTNAFRYSPKGKVVLGVRRLGSQARIDVWDNGMGIDEDKQQEIFEEFNRGTQVRSDQGLGLGLAISKGIAHVLGHQITMRSWPGKGSVFSITLARSEKALEPVKAVPASSTSDLSHLKVLCVDNETDILVGMETLLGRWGCDVRTAVDLVNCLQAIEETWVPDVILSDYRLDNGRTGLEVLQQCRLRLGDSFIGVIISADRTDDMLDGIKSNGFSFIPKPVKPLKLRAVLNRV
- a CDS encoding sodium:solute symporter family protein gives rise to the protein MDLKTITYLVVGATFILYIGIAIWARAGSTKEFYVAGGGVNPIANGMATAADWMSAASFISMAGLIAFMGYGGSVFLMGWTGGYVLLALLLAPYLRKFGKFTVPEFVGERFYSNAARIVAVVCLIIASVTYVIGQMKGVGVAFGRFLEVDYSTGLLIGMCIVFMYAVMGGMKGITYTQIAQYCVLILAYTIPAIFISLQLTGHPLPQIGLGSTIQGTDVYLLDRLDQVVTELGFSEYTTQVRGDTLNMFVYTMSLMIGTAGLPHVIIRFFTVPKVRDARTSAGWALVFIAILYTTAPAVSAMARLNLMDTVNPAPGQHLAYDERPDWFKNWEKTGLLGFDDKNGDGLIEYTSNPATNELKVDRDIMVLANPEIAKLPNWVIALVAAGGLAAALSTAAGLLLAISSAISHDLIKGVINPNISEKKELLASRISMAVAIAVAGYLGLNPPGFAAGTVALAFGLAASSIFPALMMGIFSKGINKEGAIAGMIAGISITLFYVFQHKGILFVADWTYLESWGSNWFLGIEPNAFGAIGAVFNFAVAFAVSKVTAETPQEVKDLVEHVRVPAGAGGAVDH
- a CDS encoding DUF4212 domain-containing protein; translation: MAFESQDKAKAYWDKNVKLMISLMVIWFVVSFGCGILFVDELNQFQLGGYKLGFWFAQQGSIYAFLGIIFYYAWKMRQIDREFGVDE